CAGTTTGAAGTGGAAGTTggtgtattatacacagagtgatctgttttaggcgtttatttattttattgttgatgattatggcttacagctactGAAATCCCAAAAgtcaatatctcagaaaatttgaatattatataagaccaattggtatttttggcagtgtgggtagagtgccaagtcctgctggaaaatgaaatccaaatgaatctccataaaagttgtcagcagagggaagcatgaagtgctgtaagattttccaggaaaacactgcactgactttggacttgatagaacacagtggatcaacaccagcagatgacatgtttctccaataaatcaaaccatcactgaccatcagtaaattttatgtttaatttgtaaatcaagggatcagaatctggaggaagagtggagagacacacagtccaaactgcttgaggtctagtgtgaggcttctacaatcagtgatggtttggcgaGCCgtgtaatctgctggtgttggttcaaaatcagtcagtgcagttttgttttcctgaaaaatcttacagcacttcatgcttccctctgctgacagcttttaaggagatgcggatttcattttccagcaggactcggcacactgcccacactgccaaaagtaccaattggtctgtgttatataatattaacattttctgagatccTGACCTTTCCCACTAAACAAAGACAATATGAAAATTAAAATGACATCTTTTCttggtcatttttgcacgtccaattttggtctcctgaaggtgcagactgtgacgccagacgacgtcttagggtctcagcaaatcagagtggcgcTGTCTGGTTGAAATCAACCTAAAAATGTTCCACACAAATtgcattaacaaaaaaaacaacaaaaaaaaaaacataaataatacctAAATTGGTTAATTAATTgaatagatacaaaaatataatgtaattagtaATAAACAATGCTTAATAATTGATAATATATATTCATACTGATCAATGATATTGATAACAACAAGGTtgataaattaatgtaaaaaaaaatattataaatatatatataactgcttATTGACATCCAATtagggtcatagttagacgtccaaatagcaGGACCTAGTTTGCACGGCGTGTAGTGTAAGTGCAAAATTGGTACTGGACCGActgacgcaatatagacatgatctgcacgtctataagacgtctaatgtttagtgggttgggttttcattggctgtaagccataatcatccacaataaaaaataaaaaaaaaaacttaaaatagatcactctgagtttaatacatttaaatgtaattagattttttttacactttgaactgaattactgaaataaagtaatgtaacacctgcacctttaagatcagcctcaccggagtactaataagctgactccgcccATCCCACGcacctgtgggacatcagctTATTACTGAGACTATTTATACTGGGACTTTACCAagtctagttgcgagatattgccactctagtgtcttatcgagcgtttaCGTCTGTGTTTATTATATCTGGTTTTTTGATCCTTGCCTGTTTTTTGACTACGATTTTGCCTAGTGATTTATTCCTGGTTTTGAACTACTGCCTGTATTTTGGattacgatttttgccttgcgttttggattaataaagcctgccTGCGTTTACATCCCAATCtccttggttggttcttacaaGTAATTTATTTGAGAATGATATTCTCCAGTATACTGAAAAATGGTGGGATAAATGCCTGCTTATTCTTGGCCTTAGTTCAGCACAACCATGTTCCAGACTATAAGCTAGAAGCACAACCCTCAAACTCTTTATAGGAGTTTTTTCTCTGTAGATTGTGTTTAATAAGACAATTGTGAACTTCCCTGATACATAATGTTTTAAATGCCTGTGAGACTTACTCATTTCTTGCTGTTACTGGAAACTATCCAGAAAAGAAGTAGTTTGGCTCCCATTGTCTTTGTTTGTAAGTGCTGTTACTATGAAACTGCACTGTTTCTGTAATTAAATCTACAGTGTGGATTGTTTTGCTGCCACTCTGTAATAGTTTTGTAATAAGTAACAATACAGTTTATAGAAAGTCAATGCATAGTTTTATGTCATTAGGAGACAGTCTGTAGATTGTTTCTTTCTTGCCCAAGGCactctttccctttttctctctctatctctctctgtcctcctAACAGAAAAGCCTCAGTGACTCACCAGTGAATGAGCCATTCGTAATATAGTGGTCAGCAAATATGACTCAAAAAATATCAGCCTCTTGTAAAGTACAgctttattttactattaaaagcattggcgtaggaaccagggGGGATTGGGTCCCACTCAATATCAAAAATAGGTGGATAAAAgcataaattgttttaaaattaacttttattatgaaagtgggccgaaatctgcacccccgccatgaaaagcaccctctctcaggagcacatttctaattaaagttagccaaaacaattatctctgcttttaagttttccgaggcggctgcgaccaacgctcttgagaactgcgacctgctttccgacctttagttctaacagttctacaaggactactggttcattctttacaaactaacatccagacactctggcagaagctggaaagagaccgaatatgtctgtgaaagccagaaaacgagaaagagaaactaatccgcctgaaacatttattacactctaccaCTGTAGGGGCAGCCCACGAGCAcacaatctcaatcctacctagtggagctttaagttagcataaattaaaacatcaagttattacaactaaagggaaagttgatttaacttttttatttttgttatactgtaagaccggataagttgaattacttaactttttttttagttaaatttactttaaaaatgtgaggaaaccggctgccttaaGAAAATTAAGTAATGGacaatgaaaacttgagttagcataaattaaaacatcaagttattacaactaaaggggaactagatttatttctaaggtagcccagagggaatcactacacactgatggtgagtgttagtgtCAGAAAcggttggacacacccagtatgcaaataaattgtgacagaagccaatgaaaaataatattttatatgttggttcaaactcaaagatctcagtttgaatagtatttgtgcccacaaatgttcaactaactcaatatagttaatatattgtttagaaatatccaattttatataaaacagacttaagcttaaacaacgtatgggtttacagtgtatataaatCTGAATTCGATATCTTAATCAAAGAAATTTGGACTATTGGATTAACCCACACGATGGCAATGCTCTGAGTCCAGCTTCAAAACACAGAGCATGCAGAGACCGGCCTCGTCCTCGTCCATTCAGACTGATTTAATTACAGCTCAGCCACTATAAGGAGATGAAGCTGGCAGCAGAATGCCGAATCCCAGCTCATTCCCATCCATCCACCTCATCCCTCCCTCTTTCAGAGCCAGCGCACAAacccatacatacacacagacacggaCGTGATCATCCTCTCCTCTCAGCTCACATGACGTAACTCAAAGTTCTGTAGTAGGAGAGACCGGAGGAGGGCAATGTGATGATTGGTTCTTTCAAAAACTACATAATTATACATTATACTCTACTGAGTAGATCATATGCTTCATTAGTATGTTACATTACATGACATTACATTTGgaagacttacaataatgatgtacatagggTAAATAGAGTGAACAacaacctacaggggttggacaatgaaactgaaacacctggttttagaccacaatattttattgtcccaacagacagttctggtggaaacaggagagtcgaggtgcacattgaattctgccgtgatttgagcagccgtggttttatgttttttaaatacaacccagtttagcacccgaacatccctttcagacagcttcctcttacagcatccacagttaatcctgttggatgtggttggtccttcttggttgtatgctgacattaccctgaataccgtggctcttgatacacagatgcgccagcaagacgtgcaccaacaatttgtcctcttttgaactctggtatgtcacccataatgttgtgtgcattgcaatattttgagcaaaactgtgctcttaccctgctaattgaaccttcacactctgctcttactggtgcaataatgtgcaattaatgaagattggccaccaggctgctccaatttagccatgaaacctcccacactaaaataacaggtgtttcagtttctttgtccaacccctgtaggtctcCACCCGTTTCTCCTTTTAAACAAGAAGGGAGCCATCTTTAAATTTTTTAGTGTTCAACACTGGTGGACCCGTTgttatacagtgatgtgaaaaaaataaatatttagccCCCTATAGATCTCTTTTCCTTTTGCAAAGATAACCTAaatataaaatgcagatattaAATGATatcaaaattaaatgtaatttattaaagaacaaaaagaaaatccTAATCAAATCAATCCTGATCAAAATGTattttgcccctaaacctaataacttggttgtgccccCCTTGTTAGCAACACCTGCAATCAAAAAGGTCTTTTACACTGCTGTGCGGGAATTTTGGCTATACTCTTCTttgcaaaattgttttaattcagccagaAACAGTGTGTGCCACAGCATCTTAACCAGACTTTGATTAGGCCACTcaactccaaaaccttaatttcttttttttttaagcaatcaaGAATTGGACCTGCTTGTGTttttcaggtcattgtcctgctacagaacccaagtacacctgagcttaaggtcacaaactgatggccacTCAGATGGCCACTTTGACCAGGCCACTCAaaccttcatgttttttttttagccatttagaggtggagctgctgatgtgcttcgggtcattgtcctgttgcagaacccaaataCTGCTGAGAAGATtctccagtgttccatgttttctccattcgTAAATAATATCTATCAAATTATTGTTTCACATGTTGGTTTGGGTAGTTTGTTTGTAGTTGTGttgtagaaaatgaaaaacaaaacaaaaaaaatgatttaaaaaaaagcttgaagctgttatattattaATCCATTCACATAAAATGAAATTCAGCTGCAAAACAATAGCCCATTtgaaatttttcattttttgttactTCTCAAAAATAAAACTCATTTACATGTGTCCGCTCACAGCAATTTAGCCccgctaataaaaaaaactaaaattataaGTTTGTCACCCGAGACTGATTTGTGGATGAAGCAAAATAACAGGGCAGCTGATGAAAATAAGAGTTATTTGCATAAACCAGTATTTAAGGCACAGCAAAAACACAGACTTTGTATTTGTAATTATATGTCATACAGGAAGTTTTGGAAATGGTAATATAAATCTGAATTACAATGACTGTTGAACTCACAAATGTTAGTTTTTGTCCAGTGCTTTGTTACATTCTTGTTACATTCACACAGACATGCtcgttaaaataatatttattaattattagttttatttatttattaagcattttGCAGCTTTGGAATTATCCACTTACAGGAGGAGAGTCAAACCtgcagggagaaaaaaaaactgtaattagagttaaaatctttaattaagttcatacagtatatattttttattttttattattatggccAATGAGAACCcacaaatcagtgttttagaaaattacaaCATTATATCAGACCAACTACTTTTGGCAGAATGGAAAGTGTCttaattcctgctggaaaatgaaatctgcatcttcatgaaacttgccagcagagggaagcatgaagtgcagtaagattttgttggaaatatactacactgactttagacttaataaaacacagtggatcaacaccagcagatgaaatgtctctccaaaccatcactgatcatcagtaaattttatatttcatttgtaaattaagggagcagagtctggaggaagagaggagagacacagtccaagctgatTGGGggctagtgtgaagtttcctccaatcagtgatggtttggagagaaatgtgatctgctggtgttgatccactgtgtttattcaagtctaaagtcagtggagtgttttcccacaaaatcttacagcacttcatgcttccctctgctgacattttgttttcattttccagcaggacttggtaagCCAAAAACTACTAAAAAAGTAAACACCTAAAAcagatccctctgtgtgtaatacagctatataataaaggatttttacattttgaactaaattattaaaataaagtaacatttcaatgatatttcatttcttttgagatgcactagtatataaaaCTAATCAGTCAACTATTAAGGAAAACCATACCCAACTGTGGTGGCTTGTTGTAAGAAGGGCCATCCATGTCATTCTTCAGTGGGGAAACTAATATGTTTGTTTGAGGGGACTTTTATTGACTGGTTTCCCTCCAAAATGGCAGGAGGTGACATCACAACACTTCCTGTTTGGTGCTATTTAAGGCTGTGCAAGCCGTTTGGTTAGGTTTTGTTTTAGAGCTGTTTGAGCTTATGGAATTGGAATTGTTTAGCAACTTGCAAACAgtaagtaaatgtaaatatatttataagtggAAAATGgcttatatatttaatttgattatttatttatttatttatttatttatttgataaacaccactagtgatgggcagatgaagcctcattgggtgtatggcacatttcccaaactgtatcgacactgtgttgaaactgtgttgctgtatcacttaatggcgacatctgctggactaagaaagtcattgcaagcaactgcgcgaagaaatgcatcggtcacgtggttttccttaaaatgatacgctgtctgacacaggggttcgccttgtttgctcggtgcatgcgctgaagtttcagtgtcgtcagacccatcgctaccaaacgatacaggaagtgtatcggtcacgtggttttccttaacttgatacgcgcaccgacacggggtttcgccttgacagctcggcgcatgtgtcgaggtttcagggtcgtcagacccatcactaaaCACCACCATCTTGCATCTGACCCAAAGCTTTCtcctatattttttttttctgccagacCATCACAAAAGTAAATTATTCAACAAGCATAAAGTCACGGTTTGCTTAAAATAGTAAGTAGAAAATGTTTAGAATTGGATTTCTcagttaaatgttaaattttacCTCATCTCTTATGGTGGCAGTTGTCTATTTTATCCTTTAGTCCTTCACCATTGATCACATTTctgggtggtgttttttttttccagtctaGTAGTGGCACTGaggagtttaaaaactccagcagcactgctgtgtctcaacactactaacacaccactaccatgccagtgtcactatAGTGCTGAGTAAAGTTCTGGACACAATTGTAAATTcaattcagcatttaaaaaaaataaaaaataaaaaatgttctaaattaagtgtttttccACATTCTTTAACAAAAAGATGGTCAGTATTTCAGTCACACCTCAATGTGATTTTAGTAATTCTAGCTACACTTTATGTTGATACGGTGCATGTTGAAGATTTGCAAATGTTAGAGTATTAAAGAGTATTAAAGTAGAGCAATATTAGAATTTGTTGACACCTGATCAAAAATTCGGTTATCATGAATATTTGGTTGAAGAAATTTTGATCTGATCTCCAAAAGACAttgaagttaaaaataataactttttcaATGTTTTAACCATAGTTGCATGTTATTTTATTGCACAATATTCCAAAAAAGGTTCAAAAAGGGTTGAAATATAACCAATTATGTTACCAAAAACCTAGGATTAGACTTAATTCGCCTATTAATACTAGGGCTTGCACAGGCGTATCTTTTTAAAGGTCAGGTGATgcagatttaaaaacattttgaataCTTCTAAGACCTCTAAGACCGTGAAATTTGATCCTAACCCTTGCCTGATGCCTTCAAAGCAGAGGAAGGATATGAAAGATAGCAAAGCGTATTCTGGTGTCTGTTTCCTCAGTTCAGTTAACAGGAACATTACAGGTCAGTTTGAGGTCTAGAGGACCAAGAAAAGAGTACTACCGGCAGAATTGCTAGTAAGCAAAGGAAAATCAAACCCTCTTTTTGACAACAAATGACCTTTAGGAAGATTTGTCAAGACAAATGGTGGAGTGGGGGAGCACTATTCTACTGTGAAGTAACATCTCTATGAAAGTTGACCTCTATGAAAAAGTTActagaagaaaatgttttttttgcatgaccTCACCACAATATTcattgttttaaacataaaaaataaaaaagagagagaaaaattgtGCTTAAGGAACAGTGTTTTGAGCACAGTACAAGTAATTGAGTGTTAGGGAGCACCATATAACTTGTATGTAATGTATTTCAAAAAAGAAGGATCTTTGTCTAACGTTAAAGATTGCATTTACGTTTAAAACATCCACACAAATATCCACATGTACAGTACCTGTATTTTTCTGACACCTCTGCAGcctgaatttttatttatttatttttattatttttacattcataTTCTTGTATTCTAAGTTATAAACAGTATTTGACAAAAATATATCCACATAACATGTTTGTGTCTAAAATTACAGAAAACGTTGCAGTTAGTTTAGAATTACCTGCTAAATCTggcaatataaaatatacaattcaCATGTTTTTTGTGCATAACCTCATGTAGCATTGCATTAAACAGTGTTTTCTCATCATTTAATCAtgtaattttacagtatttttttctgtttttattctgaAATCTCATACAGAAAATTATAGTGattattttttctcttctttttattatctttttctcTATAAAGCTATATACTGTCGGTCCCAAGCTCACTTTGGGCTGGATCTAGCCTAGCAATCCTGAAGATATATTACTGCCCACAGCTAAAAGCTAACAGTAAAGGTCAACTAATAGCTGTGTTTGAGAAGAGCCACTGGCTCTCCTGTTGTCTATTTTCAGTTCCAGACTTTGCTGAAGGTCCAGAGTTTTAGTAAAGAGCTGTGGATAAAAATGTTTTCTACGTTGTATATGTAGCCTATTAAaagacatataaaaaaatatttaaaggacacatgtggaattgtgtagcaaacagtaaaaaagtgtccacaatcccctgatctaaacctggtcaactgaaatggtgatttgggatgagctggagcttcacagcttcaagtaactactgttcagcacctccagaaactcataACGGCcaacatttctcttaaaattttagtttctttgattttaccaaatggaaaacctctggaatataatcaagaggaagatgatcccaagccattaaaccaaactgaactgcttgaatttttgcaccaggagtggcataaagttattcaaaatcagtgtgtaagacggtggaggagaacatgccaagatgcataaaagctcttaaaacttgaactcttaaaactttattaatatgaacttatcttctttgcattatttgatgtctaaaagttctgcatctttttcgttatttcagacatttctcattttctgcaaataaaagctctaaatggcaatacttttatttggaatttgggagaaatgtagtctgtagtttatagaataaaacaacagtgttaatttattttaaacatatgcctataaatagcaaaatcagagaaaaacattatgattaagacattgaagtgatctcttactatttttccacagctgtgtatacacacacattaaggTTTTCaaggtttatttcatttattttctacattgtgcattcatattaaagacatgaaaacaattaagggacaccattaaggcagcaactattgttcagcacctccagaaactccttccttgtGTTTTTAGTACCTTAAAAttgcaatgtttaaaaaaataaataaataaaagaaagaaaaaacacattgagTGAGAAGAGAtcggtattgtgtgtgtgtatatatagatattaaaaagggagcgagagagagagcgagaagggGCGCGTGCACTATAGTCATTGAGAATGGCGCTGCGTCATTTCTCAAGGTTTTCGATTCAGCGcgcgcctcctcctcctccttctcccccTCCTACTCCATCACTCTCCAGCGATATAAAAGCGCGCGCGCCAGCTTCCCCAACCCGAAGGGTCTTCTCTTGTGAGCCGACAGTTCAGAGTGGTCTTCTCCATcatctgcatcattttttttatttctttgcttgtttattttctttcttttattcttaattctttttcttttctttttttgtacccattaTGATCATATAACCCAACCAAGCAAATGCGCACCAGATGCGTCCTgggtttattgtattttatagtttagagagTTTAGTTTAGAGACGTTTAAAGACGTTTAGACttctaaaaataaactgttgagcGCGAGGATGGACGCGAACGGCACTTTAACAGTGCGGAACTTTTCCAAGTTGCGCGCTTTAACGCAGCAACTTATAATCAACCACTCCGCGCCGTTCCACGCCAACGGCTCTGGCTCCGGCACCGCGTCGCAGGAGGACCTGGACGTGAACACGGACGTCTACTCCAAGGTTCTGGTGACCGTCATCTACGTGCTGCTGTTCGCCGTGGGCTGCCTGGGCAATTCCATCACGCTGTACACGCTGCTCACCAAGAAGTCCCTGCAGAACCTGCAGAGCACCGTGCACTACCACCTGGCCAGCCTGGCCGTGTCCGACCTGCTGATCCTGGTGCTCAGCATGCCGCTCGAGCTCTACAACTTCATCTGGGTGCACCACCCGTGGGCGTTCGGGGACGCCGTGTGCCGGGGCTACTACTTCCTGCGCGACGGCTGCTCCTACGCCACCGCCTTCAACATCGCCAGCCTGAGCGCCGAGCGCTACATGGCCATCTGCCACCCGTTCAAAGCGAAGAGCGCCATGTCCCGCAGCCGCACCAAGAAGCTGATCAGCGGCATGTGGGCCGCCGCCTTCCTGCTGGCCACCCCCATGCTCTTCACCATGGGCCAGCGCACCGTGGACGCGGTGCCCATCTGCACCACCATCGTGTCCACCGGCACCGCCAAGACCGTGTTACAGGTGAGGGGCGGGATTTTACCGGATTTTTATCTTTACTGGATTTTACATTTGGAGAGATGCGTTATATTATGTGTAGCATCATTATTAGAAGTAGTATTAATGTGGCAAtgcgttttttttataatttttataaacttaaaaaaaaaaaaacttgatcagctcacacaggagataaaaatatatatatttttttggcccAAACCGACTTATCgactaattttctatttttttttttttttttttttttttactaaaagtcaatacagttctggaaaaaaaattaagacactgattaagagtttctgaatcagatggtctgattttgttattcagaggtatatgttagagtaaataaatgaacatgtTTTATCTGTGTGTGACACCTCTTGGTTTTATAGTTCTGAAGTCTAAAGAACAAACATCCCGGAGTTTAAGaggattatacagctctggaaaaaattaagagaccatttcagtttctgaatcagtttctctgattttgctataggtatgtgtttgagtaaaatgaacattgttgttttattctataaactacggacaacatttctcccaaattccaaataaaaatattgtcatttagagcattttttttgtagaaaatgagaaatgaaaaaattaaaaattaagatgcagagcttttcacctcaaacaatgcaaagaaaacacgttcatgttcataaagttttaagagttcagaaaataaaatatttggtggaataaccctggtttttaatcgcagttttcatgcatcttggcatgttctcatgttctcctccaccagccttgtatactgattttggataactttatgccactcctggtgcaaaagtccaagcagttcagcttggtttgacgtcttgtgatcatccacctttcatcctcttgattatattccagaggttttcaatttggtaagatcaaagaaacttataattttgaagcggtctcttattttttttttataagaggcTCCACACAATAGAATGCAGTATACAAGTAAGACGTGATTtttcaatcaatttttttttcaacgCAGTAGGCGGGGCTACACTGCTGTTTGACTGGCTAATAAATTTCTATTCTGATGACTAATAGGTCTGAATTTGTGTGAAGTGAAAGAATACACAAAACATAGAAAACATgtgtgtctgaaagggttaaacaaaacGAAATATTTGTCTGAATTAAGGCAGAAAGCTgaaatttcatgttttttattgttttttgccactttttttaacactttttgttttgcTCTTCAAAGAAAAAGCCATTTCAAAAGGACAATAAAGTTAAGTATTGAGTGAAAGCATTGAGCTGAATATTTTAATATCGCAGTTTTGTGGACATACCAACAAAGCCCAGTAttgtttaatacaaataattatttctttctctgtatttgcTCGTTATTGTTTTTAACCTTATCCTCATGACTTTAATTTAGCCCAACTATCTTTACTCATACAGACAGTGAGTTGCACACATTTCTACTGACCAAAAGTCAAGTTTTATAAGCTTAATAGGGTtaaagttttatatatttatatgtatttgccTGCCTCATTTGCACAAATGAAAAAATCTTTCAGAAGCTCTGATTGGTGtgattaaattatttgttttttattgttcatacaaggggtgtgccatattgttttgtacacaataatattgccaacatttttgaatatcgtgaacgatattataaccTTAAATGTCATGCAATAtcaccacccctaattatcacatcagggtactacttttgctgtttttagcaaacgaAAAATGTGGTGTGCTGCAGATAGTTTAtcatgaaaacctgcagccacaccaggcATTTGTAATTATTGACTGATGCCCCTGGTTTAAACCATATTAGTGTGGGATTTGGAACTGGCCACAGTCTAGAACCCTAAAGCACAGACAGTTCCCAGAACATTTTCGAAGGCAATATTGATGAAGATGGCTTGGGGAGGTGACAGCACACAAGATGGAAAGTAGATCAGTGTGGAGAAGTCCAATATACAAATTGATGGAGCCGAGAGCCAATGGGGCAGACACGAGTTTTACTTAACAAGCTTGCATGGCCTG
The Astyanax mexicanus isolate ESR-SI-001 chromosome 13, AstMex3_surface, whole genome shotgun sequence DNA segment above includes these coding regions:
- the ntsr1 gene encoding neurotensin receptor type 1, which produces MDANGTLTVRNFSKLRALTQQLIINHSAPFHANGSGSGTASQEDLDVNTDVYSKVLVTVIYVLLFAVGCLGNSITLYTLLTKKSLQNLQSTVHYHLASLAVSDLLILVLSMPLELYNFIWVHHPWAFGDAVCRGYYFLRDGCSYATAFNIASLSAERYMAICHPFKAKSAMSRSRTKKLISGMWAAAFLLATPMLFTMGQRTVDAVPICTTIVSTGTAKTVLQVNALLSFIAPMVVISVLNGIIASQLLRMFREAAQDNRLCVVGGNATMLNVTVEPNRAQSLRHGVMVLRAVVIAFVVCWLPYHARRLMYCYVTDWTDALYDFYHYFYMVTNVLFYVSSAINPVLYNLVSANYRQIFFSTLSYFCLPCRRKKQKRMLTRHSISICSTHTLSTNVSKETVY